A window from Cygnus olor isolate bCygOlo1 chromosome 13, bCygOlo1.pri.v2, whole genome shotgun sequence encodes these proteins:
- the LOC121077102 gene encoding H(+)/Cl(-) exchange transporter 5 isoform X3 — MGLEVLAMDQKGYRRGSFQSSTSDEDMLEIAGASLDFPMADDDPPLDREMGGFSSYNGGEMNGTSKMMDFLEEPLPGVGTYEDFNTIDWVREKSRDRDRHREITSRSKESTWALIHSVSDAFSGWLLMLFIGLLAGSLAGLIDISAHWMTDLKEGVCLAGFWFNHEHCCWKSNTTFTDRDKCPEWKSWSQLIIGHGEGAFAYILNYLMYVIWALLFSLLAVLLVKGFAPYACGSGIPEIKTILSGFIIRGYLGKWTLIIKTITLVLAVSSGLSLGKEGPLVHVACCCGNILCHLFTKYRKNEAKRREVLSAAAAAGVSVAFGAPIGGVLFSLEEVSYYFPLKTLWRSFFAALVAAFTLRSINPFGNSRLVLFYVEFHMPWHLLELVPFVLLGIFGGLWGAFFIRSNIAWCRRRKTTKLGKYPVLEVFVVTAITAILAFPNEYTRMSTSELISELFNDCGILDSSKLCEYVNDFNSTKGDDLPDRAAGPGVYTAMWQLALALIMKVFITIFTFGMKVPSGLFIPSMAVGAIAGRLLGVAMEQLAFYHHDWVIFSGWCSQGADCITPGLYAMVGAAACLGGVTRMTVSLVVIMFELTGGLEYIVPLMAAAMTSKWMADAIGREGIYDAHIRLNGYPFLEAKEEFSHKTLAMDVMRPRRNDPPLTVITQDSMTVEDVETIINETTYSGYPVVVSRESQRLVGFVLRRDLIISIENARKKQDGIVSTSIIYFTDHSPPLPPSFPSMLKLRSILDLSPFTVTDQTPMEIVVDIFRKLGLRQCLVTHNGKLLGIITKKDVLKHIAQLANQDPDSILFN, encoded by the exons GATTTTCCTCATATAATGGAGGAGAGATGAACGGCACAAGCAAAATGATGGATTTCCTGGAGGAACCTCTTCCTGGTGTGGGGACCTATGAAGATTTTAACACTATAGATTGGGTGCGAGAGAAGTCCAGGGACCGGGACAGGCACAGAGAG ATTACCAGCAGAAGTAAAGAGTCAACATGGGCCCTGATACACAGTGTGAGCGATGCTTTTTCTGGCTGGTTGTTGATGCTGTTCATTGGGTTGTTAGCAG GTTCCTTAGCAGGTCTGATAGACATTTCTGCCCACTGGATGACAGATTTGAAAGAAGGAGTGTGTTTAGCAGGCTTCTGGTTTAACCATGAACACTGCTGCTGGAAATCAAACACTACCTTTACAGACAGAGACAAGTGTCCCGAATGGAAGAGCTGGTCACAGCTTATTATTGGCCATGGAGAG GGGGCTTTTGCATACATTCTCAACTACTTGATGTATGTTATCTGGGCTTTGTTATTCTCCCTTCTTGCTGTGTTACTTGTGAAGGGCTTTGCTCCTTATGCCTGTGGCTCAGGAATTCCAGAG ATCAAAACTATCTTAAGTGGTTTCATCATTAGAGGCTACTTGGGCAAGTGGACGCTGATCATCAAAACCATTACCTTAGTGTTGGCGGTGTCCTCTGGCCTGAGCTTGGGAAAAGAGGGCCCCCTGGTGCATGttgcctgctgctgtggaaatattttgtgtCATCTCTTCACCAAGTACAGGAAGAATGAAGCCAAGCGCAGAGAG GTTTtatcagcagctgcagctgctggtgtgTCTGTAGCTTTTGGTGCACCGATTGGAGGAGTGCTCTTTAGTCTGGAAGAG gtCAGTTACTATTTTCCTCTCAAGACACTGTGGCGTTCCTTCTTTGCTGCTCTGGTGGCTGCCTTTACTTTGCGCTCCATCAATCCTTTTGGGAACAGCCGCCTGGTTCTCTTCTACGTGGAGTTTCACATGCCATGGCATCTTCTGGAGCTTGTGCCATTTGTCCTCTTGGGAATATTTGGTGGGCTTTGGGGAGCTTTCTTCATTCGCAGCAACATTGCTTGGTGCAGGCGACGTAAGACAACCAAACTTGGTAAATACCCTGTGCTGGAGGTGTTTGTAGTGACTGCCATCACAGCCATCCTGGCCTTCCCTAATGAGTATACCAGAATGAGCACCAGTGAGCTGATCTCTGAACTCTTCAATGACTGTGGGATTTTGGACTCTTCCAAGCTCTGTGAGTATGTGAATGACTTCAACAGCACCAAAGGGGATGACCTGCCAGACCGAGCTGCTGGCCCAGGAGTTTACACAGCCATGTGGCAGCTGGCTTTGGCCCTTATAATGAAAGTCTTCATCACAATCTTCACCTTTGGCATGAAG GTCCCTTCAGGGCTCTTCATCCCAAGCATGGCAGTAGGTGCTATAGCAGGAAGATTGCTAGGAGTAGCAATGGAGCAGCTGGCCTTTTACCACCATGACTGGGTCATCTTCAGTGGCTGGTGCAGTCAAGGAGCTGACTGTATCACTCCAGGCCTATATGCAATGGTTGGGGCTGCGGCATGTCTAG GAGGGGTGACCCGAATGACTGTGTCACTAGTGGTCATTATGTTTGAGCTCACGGGTGGACTGGAATACATAGTTCCTCTGATGGCAGCAGCCATGACCAGCAAGTGGATGGCTGACGCTATTGGGCGGGAAGGCATTTACGATGCCCATATTCGTCTCAATGGCTACCCTTTCTTGGAAGCCAAGGAGGAGTTCTCGCACAAGACACTTGCAATGGATGTAATGAGACCACGGAGGAATGATCCTCCTCTGACTGTCATTACTCAGGACAGCATGACAGTAGAAGATGTTGAGACCATAATCAATGAAACTACGTACAGTGGCTACCCAGTGGTGGTGTCACGGGAGTCCCAAAGACTCGTTGGATTTGTTCTCAGGAGAGACCTCATCATTTCAATCG AAAATGCCCGGAAGAAGCAGGATGGAATTGTGAGCacttcaattatttatttcactgaccACTCTCCTCCACTGCCTCCAAGCTTCCCCTCTATGCTGAAACTCAGGAGCATCCTGGATCTCAGTCCTTTTACAGTGACAGACCAAACACCCATGGAAATTGTCGTGGATATATTTCGCAAGCTTGGATTGCGCCAGTGCCTGGTTACTCAtaatgg gaagCTACTTGGAATCATTACCAAAAAGGATGTACTAAAGCACATTGCACAGCTGGCTAACCAGGACCCAGATTCTATACTCTTCAATTAA
- the LOC121077102 gene encoding H(+)/Cl(-) exchange transporter 5 isoform X2, whose protein sequence is MDQKGYRRGSFQSSTSDEDMLEIAGASLDFPMADDDPPLDREMGGFSSYNGGEMNGTSKMMDFLEEPLPGVGTYEDFNTIDWVREKSRDRDRHREITSRSKESTWALIHSVSDAFSGWLLMLFIGLLAGSLAGLIDISAHWMTDLKEGVCLAGFWFNHEHCCWKSNTTFTDRDKCPEWKSWSQLIIGHGEGAFAYILNYLMYVIWALLFSLLAVLLVKGFAPYACGSGIPEIKTILSGFIIRGYLGKWTLIIKTITLVLAVSSGLSLGKEGPLVHVACCCGNILCHLFTKYRKNEAKRREVLSAAAAAGVSVAFGAPIGGVLFSLEEVSYYFPLKTLWRSFFAALVAAFTLRSINPFGNSRLVLFYVEFHMPWHLLELVPFVLLGIFGGLWGAFFIRSNIAWCRRRKTTKLGKYPVLEVFVVTAITAILAFPNEYTRMSTSELISELFNDCGILDSSKLCEYVNDFNSTKGDDLPDRAAGPGVYTAMWQLALALIMKVFITIFTFGMKVPSGLFIPSMAVGAIAGRLLGVAMEQLAFYHHDWVIFSGWCSQGADCITPGLYAMVGAAACLGGVTRMTVSLVVIMFELTGGLEYIVPLMAAAMTSKWMADAIGREGIYDAHIRLNGYPFLEAKEEFSHKTLAMDVMRPRRNDPPLTVITQDSMTVEDVETIINETTYSGYPVVVSRESQRLVGFVLRRDLIISIENARKKQDGIVSTSIIYFTDHSPPLPPSFPSMLKLRSILDLSPFTVTDQTPMEIVVDIFRKLGLRQCLVTHNGKLLGIITKKDVLKHIAQLANQDPDSILFN, encoded by the exons GATTTTCCTCATATAATGGAGGAGAGATGAACGGCACAAGCAAAATGATGGATTTCCTGGAGGAACCTCTTCCTGGTGTGGGGACCTATGAAGATTTTAACACTATAGATTGGGTGCGAGAGAAGTCCAGGGACCGGGACAGGCACAGAGAG ATTACCAGCAGAAGTAAAGAGTCAACATGGGCCCTGATACACAGTGTGAGCGATGCTTTTTCTGGCTGGTTGTTGATGCTGTTCATTGGGTTGTTAGCAG GTTCCTTAGCAGGTCTGATAGACATTTCTGCCCACTGGATGACAGATTTGAAAGAAGGAGTGTGTTTAGCAGGCTTCTGGTTTAACCATGAACACTGCTGCTGGAAATCAAACACTACCTTTACAGACAGAGACAAGTGTCCCGAATGGAAGAGCTGGTCACAGCTTATTATTGGCCATGGAGAG GGGGCTTTTGCATACATTCTCAACTACTTGATGTATGTTATCTGGGCTTTGTTATTCTCCCTTCTTGCTGTGTTACTTGTGAAGGGCTTTGCTCCTTATGCCTGTGGCTCAGGAATTCCAGAG ATCAAAACTATCTTAAGTGGTTTCATCATTAGAGGCTACTTGGGCAAGTGGACGCTGATCATCAAAACCATTACCTTAGTGTTGGCGGTGTCCTCTGGCCTGAGCTTGGGAAAAGAGGGCCCCCTGGTGCATGttgcctgctgctgtggaaatattttgtgtCATCTCTTCACCAAGTACAGGAAGAATGAAGCCAAGCGCAGAGAG GTTTtatcagcagctgcagctgctggtgtgTCTGTAGCTTTTGGTGCACCGATTGGAGGAGTGCTCTTTAGTCTGGAAGAG gtCAGTTACTATTTTCCTCTCAAGACACTGTGGCGTTCCTTCTTTGCTGCTCTGGTGGCTGCCTTTACTTTGCGCTCCATCAATCCTTTTGGGAACAGCCGCCTGGTTCTCTTCTACGTGGAGTTTCACATGCCATGGCATCTTCTGGAGCTTGTGCCATTTGTCCTCTTGGGAATATTTGGTGGGCTTTGGGGAGCTTTCTTCATTCGCAGCAACATTGCTTGGTGCAGGCGACGTAAGACAACCAAACTTGGTAAATACCCTGTGCTGGAGGTGTTTGTAGTGACTGCCATCACAGCCATCCTGGCCTTCCCTAATGAGTATACCAGAATGAGCACCAGTGAGCTGATCTCTGAACTCTTCAATGACTGTGGGATTTTGGACTCTTCCAAGCTCTGTGAGTATGTGAATGACTTCAACAGCACCAAAGGGGATGACCTGCCAGACCGAGCTGCTGGCCCAGGAGTTTACACAGCCATGTGGCAGCTGGCTTTGGCCCTTATAATGAAAGTCTTCATCACAATCTTCACCTTTGGCATGAAG GTCCCTTCAGGGCTCTTCATCCCAAGCATGGCAGTAGGTGCTATAGCAGGAAGATTGCTAGGAGTAGCAATGGAGCAGCTGGCCTTTTACCACCATGACTGGGTCATCTTCAGTGGCTGGTGCAGTCAAGGAGCTGACTGTATCACTCCAGGCCTATATGCAATGGTTGGGGCTGCGGCATGTCTAG GAGGGGTGACCCGAATGACTGTGTCACTAGTGGTCATTATGTTTGAGCTCACGGGTGGACTGGAATACATAGTTCCTCTGATGGCAGCAGCCATGACCAGCAAGTGGATGGCTGACGCTATTGGGCGGGAAGGCATTTACGATGCCCATATTCGTCTCAATGGCTACCCTTTCTTGGAAGCCAAGGAGGAGTTCTCGCACAAGACACTTGCAATGGATGTAATGAGACCACGGAGGAATGATCCTCCTCTGACTGTCATTACTCAGGACAGCATGACAGTAGAAGATGTTGAGACCATAATCAATGAAACTACGTACAGTGGCTACCCAGTGGTGGTGTCACGGGAGTCCCAAAGACTCGTTGGATTTGTTCTCAGGAGAGACCTCATCATTTCAATCG AAAATGCCCGGAAGAAGCAGGATGGAATTGTGAGCacttcaattatttatttcactgaccACTCTCCTCCACTGCCTCCAAGCTTCCCCTCTATGCTGAAACTCAGGAGCATCCTGGATCTCAGTCCTTTTACAGTGACAGACCAAACACCCATGGAAATTGTCGTGGATATATTTCGCAAGCTTGGATTGCGCCAGTGCCTGGTTACTCAtaatgg gaagCTACTTGGAATCATTACCAAAAAGGATGTACTAAAGCACATTGCACAGCTGGCTAACCAGGACCCAGATTCTATACTCTTCAATTAA
- the LOC121077102 gene encoding H(+)/Cl(-) exchange transporter 5 isoform X1 — protein MEKNARLKKVEEINGSISSRMASYARKPWEHLEPFGLEVLAMDQKGYRRGSFQSSTSDEDMLEIAGASLDFPMADDDPPLDREMGGFSSYNGGEMNGTSKMMDFLEEPLPGVGTYEDFNTIDWVREKSRDRDRHREITSRSKESTWALIHSVSDAFSGWLLMLFIGLLAGSLAGLIDISAHWMTDLKEGVCLAGFWFNHEHCCWKSNTTFTDRDKCPEWKSWSQLIIGHGEGAFAYILNYLMYVIWALLFSLLAVLLVKGFAPYACGSGIPEIKTILSGFIIRGYLGKWTLIIKTITLVLAVSSGLSLGKEGPLVHVACCCGNILCHLFTKYRKNEAKRREVLSAAAAAGVSVAFGAPIGGVLFSLEEVSYYFPLKTLWRSFFAALVAAFTLRSINPFGNSRLVLFYVEFHMPWHLLELVPFVLLGIFGGLWGAFFIRSNIAWCRRRKTTKLGKYPVLEVFVVTAITAILAFPNEYTRMSTSELISELFNDCGILDSSKLCEYVNDFNSTKGDDLPDRAAGPGVYTAMWQLALALIMKVFITIFTFGMKVPSGLFIPSMAVGAIAGRLLGVAMEQLAFYHHDWVIFSGWCSQGADCITPGLYAMVGAAACLGGVTRMTVSLVVIMFELTGGLEYIVPLMAAAMTSKWMADAIGREGIYDAHIRLNGYPFLEAKEEFSHKTLAMDVMRPRRNDPPLTVITQDSMTVEDVETIINETTYSGYPVVVSRESQRLVGFVLRRDLIISIENARKKQDGIVSTSIIYFTDHSPPLPPSFPSMLKLRSILDLSPFTVTDQTPMEIVVDIFRKLGLRQCLVTHNGKLLGIITKKDVLKHIAQLANQDPDSILFN, from the exons GATTTTCCTCATATAATGGAGGAGAGATGAACGGCACAAGCAAAATGATGGATTTCCTGGAGGAACCTCTTCCTGGTGTGGGGACCTATGAAGATTTTAACACTATAGATTGGGTGCGAGAGAAGTCCAGGGACCGGGACAGGCACAGAGAG ATTACCAGCAGAAGTAAAGAGTCAACATGGGCCCTGATACACAGTGTGAGCGATGCTTTTTCTGGCTGGTTGTTGATGCTGTTCATTGGGTTGTTAGCAG GTTCCTTAGCAGGTCTGATAGACATTTCTGCCCACTGGATGACAGATTTGAAAGAAGGAGTGTGTTTAGCAGGCTTCTGGTTTAACCATGAACACTGCTGCTGGAAATCAAACACTACCTTTACAGACAGAGACAAGTGTCCCGAATGGAAGAGCTGGTCACAGCTTATTATTGGCCATGGAGAG GGGGCTTTTGCATACATTCTCAACTACTTGATGTATGTTATCTGGGCTTTGTTATTCTCCCTTCTTGCTGTGTTACTTGTGAAGGGCTTTGCTCCTTATGCCTGTGGCTCAGGAATTCCAGAG ATCAAAACTATCTTAAGTGGTTTCATCATTAGAGGCTACTTGGGCAAGTGGACGCTGATCATCAAAACCATTACCTTAGTGTTGGCGGTGTCCTCTGGCCTGAGCTTGGGAAAAGAGGGCCCCCTGGTGCATGttgcctgctgctgtggaaatattttgtgtCATCTCTTCACCAAGTACAGGAAGAATGAAGCCAAGCGCAGAGAG GTTTtatcagcagctgcagctgctggtgtgTCTGTAGCTTTTGGTGCACCGATTGGAGGAGTGCTCTTTAGTCTGGAAGAG gtCAGTTACTATTTTCCTCTCAAGACACTGTGGCGTTCCTTCTTTGCTGCTCTGGTGGCTGCCTTTACTTTGCGCTCCATCAATCCTTTTGGGAACAGCCGCCTGGTTCTCTTCTACGTGGAGTTTCACATGCCATGGCATCTTCTGGAGCTTGTGCCATTTGTCCTCTTGGGAATATTTGGTGGGCTTTGGGGAGCTTTCTTCATTCGCAGCAACATTGCTTGGTGCAGGCGACGTAAGACAACCAAACTTGGTAAATACCCTGTGCTGGAGGTGTTTGTAGTGACTGCCATCACAGCCATCCTGGCCTTCCCTAATGAGTATACCAGAATGAGCACCAGTGAGCTGATCTCTGAACTCTTCAATGACTGTGGGATTTTGGACTCTTCCAAGCTCTGTGAGTATGTGAATGACTTCAACAGCACCAAAGGGGATGACCTGCCAGACCGAGCTGCTGGCCCAGGAGTTTACACAGCCATGTGGCAGCTGGCTTTGGCCCTTATAATGAAAGTCTTCATCACAATCTTCACCTTTGGCATGAAG GTCCCTTCAGGGCTCTTCATCCCAAGCATGGCAGTAGGTGCTATAGCAGGAAGATTGCTAGGAGTAGCAATGGAGCAGCTGGCCTTTTACCACCATGACTGGGTCATCTTCAGTGGCTGGTGCAGTCAAGGAGCTGACTGTATCACTCCAGGCCTATATGCAATGGTTGGGGCTGCGGCATGTCTAG GAGGGGTGACCCGAATGACTGTGTCACTAGTGGTCATTATGTTTGAGCTCACGGGTGGACTGGAATACATAGTTCCTCTGATGGCAGCAGCCATGACCAGCAAGTGGATGGCTGACGCTATTGGGCGGGAAGGCATTTACGATGCCCATATTCGTCTCAATGGCTACCCTTTCTTGGAAGCCAAGGAGGAGTTCTCGCACAAGACACTTGCAATGGATGTAATGAGACCACGGAGGAATGATCCTCCTCTGACTGTCATTACTCAGGACAGCATGACAGTAGAAGATGTTGAGACCATAATCAATGAAACTACGTACAGTGGCTACCCAGTGGTGGTGTCACGGGAGTCCCAAAGACTCGTTGGATTTGTTCTCAGGAGAGACCTCATCATTTCAATCG AAAATGCCCGGAAGAAGCAGGATGGAATTGTGAGCacttcaattatttatttcactgaccACTCTCCTCCACTGCCTCCAAGCTTCCCCTCTATGCTGAAACTCAGGAGCATCCTGGATCTCAGTCCTTTTACAGTGACAGACCAAACACCCATGGAAATTGTCGTGGATATATTTCGCAAGCTTGGATTGCGCCAGTGCCTGGTTACTCAtaatgg gaagCTACTTGGAATCATTACCAAAAAGGATGTACTAAAGCACATTGCACAGCTGGCTAACCAGGACCCAGATTCTATACTCTTCAATTAA
- the LOC121077102 gene encoding H(+)/Cl(-) exchange transporter 5 isoform X4 — MNGTSKMMDFLEEPLPGVGTYEDFNTIDWVREKSRDRDRHREITSRSKESTWALIHSVSDAFSGWLLMLFIGLLAGSLAGLIDISAHWMTDLKEGVCLAGFWFNHEHCCWKSNTTFTDRDKCPEWKSWSQLIIGHGEGAFAYILNYLMYVIWALLFSLLAVLLVKGFAPYACGSGIPEIKTILSGFIIRGYLGKWTLIIKTITLVLAVSSGLSLGKEGPLVHVACCCGNILCHLFTKYRKNEAKRREVLSAAAAAGVSVAFGAPIGGVLFSLEEVSYYFPLKTLWRSFFAALVAAFTLRSINPFGNSRLVLFYVEFHMPWHLLELVPFVLLGIFGGLWGAFFIRSNIAWCRRRKTTKLGKYPVLEVFVVTAITAILAFPNEYTRMSTSELISELFNDCGILDSSKLCEYVNDFNSTKGDDLPDRAAGPGVYTAMWQLALALIMKVFITIFTFGMKVPSGLFIPSMAVGAIAGRLLGVAMEQLAFYHHDWVIFSGWCSQGADCITPGLYAMVGAAACLGGVTRMTVSLVVIMFELTGGLEYIVPLMAAAMTSKWMADAIGREGIYDAHIRLNGYPFLEAKEEFSHKTLAMDVMRPRRNDPPLTVITQDSMTVEDVETIINETTYSGYPVVVSRESQRLVGFVLRRDLIISIENARKKQDGIVSTSIIYFTDHSPPLPPSFPSMLKLRSILDLSPFTVTDQTPMEIVVDIFRKLGLRQCLVTHNGKLLGIITKKDVLKHIAQLANQDPDSILFN; from the exons ATGAACGGCACAAGCAAAATGATGGATTTCCTGGAGGAACCTCTTCCTGGTGTGGGGACCTATGAAGATTTTAACACTATAGATTGGGTGCGAGAGAAGTCCAGGGACCGGGACAGGCACAGAGAG ATTACCAGCAGAAGTAAAGAGTCAACATGGGCCCTGATACACAGTGTGAGCGATGCTTTTTCTGGCTGGTTGTTGATGCTGTTCATTGGGTTGTTAGCAG GTTCCTTAGCAGGTCTGATAGACATTTCTGCCCACTGGATGACAGATTTGAAAGAAGGAGTGTGTTTAGCAGGCTTCTGGTTTAACCATGAACACTGCTGCTGGAAATCAAACACTACCTTTACAGACAGAGACAAGTGTCCCGAATGGAAGAGCTGGTCACAGCTTATTATTGGCCATGGAGAG GGGGCTTTTGCATACATTCTCAACTACTTGATGTATGTTATCTGGGCTTTGTTATTCTCCCTTCTTGCTGTGTTACTTGTGAAGGGCTTTGCTCCTTATGCCTGTGGCTCAGGAATTCCAGAG ATCAAAACTATCTTAAGTGGTTTCATCATTAGAGGCTACTTGGGCAAGTGGACGCTGATCATCAAAACCATTACCTTAGTGTTGGCGGTGTCCTCTGGCCTGAGCTTGGGAAAAGAGGGCCCCCTGGTGCATGttgcctgctgctgtggaaatattttgtgtCATCTCTTCACCAAGTACAGGAAGAATGAAGCCAAGCGCAGAGAG GTTTtatcagcagctgcagctgctggtgtgTCTGTAGCTTTTGGTGCACCGATTGGAGGAGTGCTCTTTAGTCTGGAAGAG gtCAGTTACTATTTTCCTCTCAAGACACTGTGGCGTTCCTTCTTTGCTGCTCTGGTGGCTGCCTTTACTTTGCGCTCCATCAATCCTTTTGGGAACAGCCGCCTGGTTCTCTTCTACGTGGAGTTTCACATGCCATGGCATCTTCTGGAGCTTGTGCCATTTGTCCTCTTGGGAATATTTGGTGGGCTTTGGGGAGCTTTCTTCATTCGCAGCAACATTGCTTGGTGCAGGCGACGTAAGACAACCAAACTTGGTAAATACCCTGTGCTGGAGGTGTTTGTAGTGACTGCCATCACAGCCATCCTGGCCTTCCCTAATGAGTATACCAGAATGAGCACCAGTGAGCTGATCTCTGAACTCTTCAATGACTGTGGGATTTTGGACTCTTCCAAGCTCTGTGAGTATGTGAATGACTTCAACAGCACCAAAGGGGATGACCTGCCAGACCGAGCTGCTGGCCCAGGAGTTTACACAGCCATGTGGCAGCTGGCTTTGGCCCTTATAATGAAAGTCTTCATCACAATCTTCACCTTTGGCATGAAG GTCCCTTCAGGGCTCTTCATCCCAAGCATGGCAGTAGGTGCTATAGCAGGAAGATTGCTAGGAGTAGCAATGGAGCAGCTGGCCTTTTACCACCATGACTGGGTCATCTTCAGTGGCTGGTGCAGTCAAGGAGCTGACTGTATCACTCCAGGCCTATATGCAATGGTTGGGGCTGCGGCATGTCTAG GAGGGGTGACCCGAATGACTGTGTCACTAGTGGTCATTATGTTTGAGCTCACGGGTGGACTGGAATACATAGTTCCTCTGATGGCAGCAGCCATGACCAGCAAGTGGATGGCTGACGCTATTGGGCGGGAAGGCATTTACGATGCCCATATTCGTCTCAATGGCTACCCTTTCTTGGAAGCCAAGGAGGAGTTCTCGCACAAGACACTTGCAATGGATGTAATGAGACCACGGAGGAATGATCCTCCTCTGACTGTCATTACTCAGGACAGCATGACAGTAGAAGATGTTGAGACCATAATCAATGAAACTACGTACAGTGGCTACCCAGTGGTGGTGTCACGGGAGTCCCAAAGACTCGTTGGATTTGTTCTCAGGAGAGACCTCATCATTTCAATCG AAAATGCCCGGAAGAAGCAGGATGGAATTGTGAGCacttcaattatttatttcactgaccACTCTCCTCCACTGCCTCCAAGCTTCCCCTCTATGCTGAAACTCAGGAGCATCCTGGATCTCAGTCCTTTTACAGTGACAGACCAAACACCCATGGAAATTGTCGTGGATATATTTCGCAAGCTTGGATTGCGCCAGTGCCTGGTTACTCAtaatgg gaagCTACTTGGAATCATTACCAAAAAGGATGTACTAAAGCACATTGCACAGCTGGCTAACCAGGACCCAGATTCTATACTCTTCAATTAA